Proteins encoded within one genomic window of Haloplanus vescus:
- a CDS encoding GNAT family N-acetyltransferase, whose translation MAIPTTPADVTIRDAEAADLQSVVRIEREAFDQPWPYTAFEHFLGDPGFLVATRGGDDGAAWTDAVVGYVVADATPDFGRTIGHVKDLAVAEPARERGIGRSLLVRSLLALAIEGADVVKLEVREGNDPARALYRDVGFEVARRNPHYYRDGEDALVMVLDLPAWREPDA comes from the coding sequence GTGGCCATTCCGACGACGCCCGCCGACGTGACCATTCGCGACGCCGAGGCGGCCGACCTGCAGTCGGTGGTCCGCATCGAGCGCGAAGCCTTCGACCAGCCGTGGCCCTACACCGCCTTCGAGCATTTCCTCGGCGACCCCGGCTTCCTCGTCGCGACCCGGGGCGGCGACGACGGCGCTGCTTGGACCGACGCCGTCGTCGGCTACGTCGTCGCCGACGCGACGCCCGACTTCGGGCGCACCATCGGGCACGTCAAAGACCTCGCCGTCGCCGAACCCGCCCGCGAACGGGGTATCGGGCGCTCGCTGCTCGTCCGCTCGCTGCTCGCCCTCGCCATCGAGGGCGCGGACGTGGTGAAACTCGAAGTCCGCGAGGGCAACGACCCCGCGCGAGCGCTGTATCGCGACGTGGGCTTCGAAGTCGCGCGGCGGAACCCCCACTACTACCGCGACGGCGAGGACGCCCTCGTGATGGTTCTCGACCTCCCTGCGTGGCGCGAACCGGACGCCTGA
- a CDS encoding aconitate hydratase, which yields MGQTLTEKILDDHLVEGDLEPGEEIGIEIDQVLTQDTTGTMVWLQFEALELDEVQTELAAQYCDHQTYQFDFKNTDDHRFLRSAAGTYGAYFSRPGNGICHNVHKENFAAPGKTMLGSDSHTPTPGGLGELAIGAGGLDVAVAMGGGPYFVEMPEVVNVRLEGELPDWASAKDLILELLRRLSVKGGVGKVFEYSGPGVESLSVPERTTITNMGTELGATTSIFPTDEQTKDYLDRQGRGDQFVELSPDDDAEYADEIVVDLSDLEPLISCPSMPDNVVPVREVAGTDVEQVIIGSCTNGGYEDILPAAKMVEGREIKKDLEMIVAPGSKQAGELLAREGWTAELMAAGVNVSEATCGPCIGIGHVPASDSVSLRTFNRNFEGRSGIENDSVYLCSPQVAAAAALKGEIVDPRDLADELGDMDAPGVELPEKYDGSKADIIRPDEAVDDELIKGPNIGDVPLKDPLGADIHGETLLKMGDNITTDHIIPATSDILKFRSNIERLSEFTLSRVDDTFAERAKATDHSVLVAGENYGQGSSREHAAMCPMYLGVEAVLAQSFARIHKANLYNFGLLPLTIDEETYDRIEQGDDIEVVDDVAAAVENGAEEFTIRVNGDWEATAQFDASEREREILAAGGKLTLTKQQYADDASGASPADD from the coding sequence ATGGGACAGACGCTTACGGAGAAAATCCTCGACGATCACCTGGTCGAGGGTGACCTCGAACCCGGCGAGGAAATCGGGATCGAGATCGATCAGGTGCTCACACAGGACACGACCGGGACGATGGTATGGCTTCAGTTCGAAGCGCTCGAACTCGACGAAGTCCAGACCGAACTCGCGGCCCAGTACTGTGACCACCAGACCTACCAGTTCGACTTCAAAAACACCGACGACCACCGCTTCCTCCGGTCGGCCGCCGGCACCTACGGCGCGTACTTCTCTCGCCCGGGCAACGGCATCTGCCACAACGTCCACAAGGAGAACTTCGCTGCGCCCGGGAAGACGATGCTCGGTTCTGACTCGCACACGCCGACCCCCGGCGGCCTCGGCGAACTCGCCATCGGCGCCGGTGGCCTCGACGTCGCCGTCGCGATGGGCGGCGGTCCGTACTTCGTCGAGATGCCCGAAGTCGTGAACGTCCGCCTCGAGGGCGAGCTCCCCGACTGGGCGAGCGCGAAGGACCTCATCCTCGAACTCCTCCGTCGCCTGTCGGTCAAGGGCGGCGTCGGCAAGGTGTTCGAGTACTCCGGTCCCGGCGTCGAGAGCCTCTCGGTGCCCGAACGGACCACCATCACGAACATGGGGACGGAGCTCGGCGCGACCACCTCTATCTTCCCGACCGACGAGCAGACGAAAGATTATCTCGACCGGCAGGGACGCGGCGACCAGTTCGTCGAGCTCTCGCCCGACGACGACGCGGAGTACGCCGACGAAATCGTCGTTGACCTCTCCGACCTCGAACCGCTCATCTCCTGTCCGTCGATGCCGGATAACGTCGTGCCCGTCCGCGAAGTCGCGGGCACCGACGTCGAACAGGTCATCATCGGCTCCTGTACCAACGGTGGCTACGAGGACATCCTTCCCGCCGCGAAGATGGTCGAGGGCCGCGAGATAAAGAAGGACCTCGAAATGATCGTCGCCCCCGGCTCGAAGCAGGCCGGCGAACTCCTCGCCCGCGAGGGCTGGACCGCCGAACTCATGGCCGCGGGCGTCAACGTCTCCGAGGCGACGTGTGGGCCGTGTATCGGTATCGGCCACGTCCCCGCCTCCGACTCCGTCTCGCTCCGAACCTTCAACCGCAACTTCGAGGGGCGGTCGGGCATCGAGAACGACTCCGTCTACCTCTGCTCGCCGCAGGTCGCCGCCGCCGCGGCGCTCAAGGGCGAAATCGTCGACCCGCGTGACCTCGCCGACGAACTCGGCGACATGGACGCACCGGGCGTCGAACTCCCCGAGAAGTACGACGGCTCGAAGGCCGACATCATCCGCCCCGACGAGGCCGTGGACGACGAACTCATCAAGGGACCGAACATCGGCGACGTGCCGCTGAAGGACCCGCTCGGTGCTGACATCCACGGTGAGACGCTCCTGAAGATGGGCGACAACATCACCACCGACCACATCATCCCGGCCACCTCGGACATCCTCAAGTTCCGCTCGAACATCGAGCGACTCTCCGAGTTCACGCTCTCGCGCGTCGACGACACGTTCGCAGAGCGCGCCAAGGCGACGGACCACAGCGTCCTCGTCGCCGGCGAGAACTACGGGCAGGGCTCCTCCCGAGAGCACGCCGCGATGTGCCCGATGTATCTCGGCGTCGAGGCCGTCCTCGCGCAGTCGTTCGCCCGCATCCACAAGGCGAACCTGTACAACTTCGGCCTCCTGCCGCTGACCATCGACGAGGAGACCTACGACCGCATCGAACAGGGCGACGACATCGAAGTCGTCGACGACGTTGCCGCCGCCGTCGAGAACGGCGCCGAGGAGTTCACGATTCGCGTCAACGGCGACTGGGAGGCAACCGCCCAGTTCGACGCTTCCGAGCGCGAGCGCGAAATCCTCGCCGCCGGTGGCAAACTCACGCTCACGAAACAGCAGTACGCCGACGACGCCAGCGGCGCGTCCCCCGCAGACGACTAG
- a CDS encoding deoxyuridine 5'-triphosphate nucleotidohydrolase, which translates to MFRAGSFVADHLTPVTPEQVQPNGVDLTVDAILEPTERGRIGRDGKHVADRRELDTDPDAEAYVLDPGGYIARYGERIRIPEGHIGFVYPRSSLMRNGSMLHTAVWDAGYEGRGEGLLAVHRPIEIEPGARIAQLVFAEANHDGTYEGSYQGERLEE; encoded by the coding sequence ATGTTCCGCGCCGGGTCGTTCGTCGCCGACCACCTCACCCCCGTCACGCCCGAACAGGTCCAACCGAACGGCGTCGACCTGACAGTCGACGCGATTCTCGAACCGACCGAGCGAGGACGCATCGGCCGCGACGGCAAGCACGTCGCCGACCGCCGCGAACTCGACACGGACCCCGACGCCGAGGCGTACGTCCTCGACCCCGGCGGGTACATCGCCCGCTACGGCGAGCGCATTCGGATACCAGAGGGCCACATCGGCTTCGTCTACCCCCGGTCGTCGCTCATGCGTAACGGTAGCATGCTTCACACCGCCGTCTGGGACGCCGGCTACGAGGGCCGCGGCGAGGGGCTGCTGGCCGTCCACCGCCCGATAGAAATCGAACCGGGCGCCCGCATCGCGCAGCTGGTGTTCGCCGAGGCGAACCACGACGGCACCTACGAGGGCAGTTATCAGGGCGAGCGACTCGAAGAGTAA
- a CDS encoding methyl-accepting chemotaxis protein, with the protein MSENQTDSDSNGRAIANATGAVKGVRTASETVDGQLVAIDDRAGEQVAELDRVATEVSDLSATIEEVAASSEQVAERSEAAAARSERGRAAAVEAKEVIETVRERSERLATEMSRLDDRIDTIETALAGIDDIARQTNLLALNASIEAARADDDGETEGFGVVADEIKTLAAESQEQADTIESALEQVQAAADETVAQLEKTTEQIEAGADNVANAMDEFEAVAETVEETANDVKQVSTATDDLAESSETIAARSEHVSDRAAEIEDSIVEIRDARGEQTAMLREVEDALSSVSTTRSDAPRLPTGLGGVDDPCDGLIEGGQSVLHADSVDINDAVAQIVVAALTAGHGVSLTPPPGLTRGTLEAAFDGSDDSLNAALREDRLFVLDAFDAWAPNSNVFDLTERSLGEVNAETARRRDDPLLIVGNIAAEIEVLGEEQARAARYENDESVFEATDTVLNVVDGETVDDAFAAFYAGAADQVFRAESAQGTRQLTVAKSPDVTGTPSAPLERTTHNGMIANDR; encoded by the coding sequence ATGAGTGAGAATCAGACAGACAGCGACAGCAACGGGCGGGCAATAGCGAACGCCACGGGCGCGGTCAAGGGCGTCCGGACTGCCTCTGAGACGGTCGACGGTCAGTTGGTCGCCATCGACGACCGGGCGGGCGAGCAGGTTGCGGAACTCGACCGGGTTGCGACCGAAGTGTCAGACCTCAGCGCGACCATCGAAGAGGTCGCCGCCAGTTCCGAACAGGTCGCCGAGCGAAGCGAGGCGGCGGCGGCCCGGAGCGAGAGGGGTCGAGCGGCGGCAGTCGAAGCCAAGGAAGTCATCGAGACGGTTCGGGAGCGAAGCGAGCGGTTGGCGACAGAGATGAGCCGTCTCGACGACCGAATCGACACCATCGAGACGGCACTCGCCGGCATCGACGACATTGCGCGACAGACGAATCTGCTCGCGCTGAACGCCTCTATCGAGGCCGCTCGGGCGGACGACGACGGCGAGACGGAAGGGTTTGGAGTCGTTGCCGACGAAATCAAGACGCTCGCTGCGGAATCACAGGAACAGGCGGACACCATCGAGTCGGCGCTCGAACAGGTGCAGGCCGCGGCAGACGAGACGGTCGCCCAACTTGAGAAGACGACCGAGCAAATCGAGGCCGGCGCCGACAACGTCGCTAACGCGATGGACGAGTTCGAAGCCGTCGCGGAAACGGTCGAAGAGACGGCAAACGACGTCAAACAGGTGTCGACGGCGACCGATGACCTCGCGGAGTCGAGCGAAACAATCGCTGCACGGTCCGAACACGTCAGTGACCGGGCAGCCGAAATCGAGGACAGCATCGTCGAAATTCGCGACGCCCGAGGCGAGCAGACCGCGATGCTCCGCGAAGTCGAAGACGCACTCTCGTCGGTTAGTACGACTCGCTCCGACGCGCCACGACTCCCGACAGGGCTCGGGGGCGTCGACGACCCATGTGATGGGTTGATCGAAGGGGGACAATCCGTCCTGCACGCCGATAGTGTCGACATCAACGACGCCGTTGCACAGATAGTCGTCGCGGCGCTGACGGCGGGACATGGGGTGTCGCTCACGCCGCCACCGGGACTGACGCGAGGGACGCTTGAGGCGGCCTTCGACGGCAGCGACGATTCGCTCAACGCCGCACTGCGCGAGGACCGATTGTTCGTCCTCGATGCCTTCGACGCGTGGGCGCCGAACTCGAACGTGTTCGATTTGACCGAGCGGTCGCTGGGCGAGGTCAACGCCGAGACAGCCCGCCGCCGCGACGACCCCCTACTCATCGTCGGCAATATCGCCGCCGAAATCGAGGTGCTCGGCGAGGAGCAGGCACGTGCCGCCCGCTACGAGAATGACGAGAGCGTCTTCGAAGCGACGGACACAGTGTTGAACGTCGTCGATGGGGAGACTGTCGACGACGCGTTCGCCGCGTTCTATGCCGGAGCCGCGGACCAAGTGTTCCGTGCCGAGAGCGCGCAAGGTACCCGACAATTGACCGTTGCTAAATCACCGGACGTGACCGGAACACCGTCTGCCCCACTCGAGAGGACCACGCACAATGGCATGATAGCGAATGACAGATGA
- a CDS encoding PAS domain-containing sensor histidine kinase, with amino-acid sequence MTDEPSVKRVADDAETRYQTLISHVRDAIVEFEFVDGKPLVCHVNDAFVDVFGYESAKLEGESLDDRIVPDWNRAEATRLNERTAAGEVNYQQVRRETADGLRTFLYRGVPYGDEAIAADGMAIYTDLTEITRQKRQLQVMNRVLRHNLRNAVNVITGNMTRLLNALDDQTSEQVDAAAKVEHAAHELETLTQEAIDIESVITAESVDTVIDCVPLIQRVVTDYRQRYPSAEIRMTLPDSMLVSADSRLRRAIESLVTNAIEHNPAATPYVHVQVTDNGPNGWVEIYVDDDGPQIPADERTVIRGDANIEPTHHGSGLGLWLVKWTVELYGGELSFETSSLGGNSVRLRLLRGDHDAME; translated from the coding sequence ATGACAGATGAGCCCAGTGTCAAGCGCGTGGCCGACGACGCCGAGACGCGCTACCAGACACTCATAAGCCACGTTCGGGACGCTATCGTCGAGTTCGAGTTCGTTGACGGGAAGCCACTCGTATGCCACGTCAATGATGCGTTCGTGGACGTGTTTGGCTACGAGTCCGCAAAGTTAGAAGGCGAGTCGCTCGACGACCGAATCGTTCCCGACTGGAACCGGGCGGAAGCCACTCGCCTCAACGAGCGGACGGCGGCGGGCGAAGTCAACTACCAGCAGGTGAGACGCGAAACTGCCGACGGCCTCCGGACGTTTCTGTACCGTGGAGTGCCGTACGGCGACGAGGCCATCGCCGCCGATGGCATGGCCATCTACACCGACTTGACCGAGATTACGCGACAGAAACGCCAGTTACAGGTCATGAATCGCGTCCTCCGGCACAACCTCCGGAACGCCGTCAACGTCATCACGGGCAACATGACACGGCTTCTCAACGCACTCGACGACCAGACATCCGAACAGGTCGACGCGGCGGCCAAGGTCGAACACGCCGCCCACGAACTGGAGACACTGACACAAGAGGCGATAGATATCGAGTCGGTCATCACCGCAGAGTCGGTTGATACCGTCATCGACTGTGTGCCGCTGATACAGCGAGTCGTTACCGACTACCGACAGCGCTACCCGTCGGCGGAGATTCGGATGACACTCCCGGATTCGATGCTCGTGAGCGCTGACAGCCGCCTCCGGCGCGCCATCGAGAGCCTCGTCACGAACGCCATCGAACACAACCCGGCGGCGACGCCGTACGTCCACGTGCAAGTGACAGACAATGGTCCAAATGGCTGGGTGGAGATATACGTCGACGACGACGGACCGCAAATCCCCGCCGACGAGCGGACGGTCATCCGCGGCGACGCCAACATCGAACCGACACACCACGGGAGCGGCCTCGGCCTCTGGCTCGTCAAGTGGACAGTCGAACTGTACGGCGGTGAACTGTCATTCGAGACGAGCAGTCTCGGTGGCAACAGTGTCCGACTCCGGCTGTTGCGAGGCGACCACGACGCAATGGAATAA
- a CDS encoding group I intron-associated PD-(D/E)XK endonuclease has protein sequence MTDDATHPKERGERSEAAVLHEFLRRGCPVLRPFGDNQRYDLVVEVGASFYRIQVKTGRLENGRIQFETRSTGTRTRAIDKEGYEGQIEAFAVYAPATDHIYVVPISDAPSTSMALRVTDPDKLSPNINWADDFGVGEWISSRA, from the coding sequence GTGACCGACGACGCCACGCATCCGAAAGAGCGTGGAGAGCGCAGTGAGGCCGCCGTACTCCACGAGTTCCTACGCCGAGGCTGTCCAGTCCTTCGACCGTTCGGCGATAACCAGCGATACGACCTCGTCGTCGAGGTCGGCGCCTCGTTCTACCGGATACAGGTCAAGACGGGGCGTCTCGAAAACGGCCGCATCCAGTTCGAAACGAGGAGTACCGGAACGCGAACCCGCGCTATCGACAAAGAGGGATACGAGGGACAGATCGAGGCGTTCGCAGTCTACGCGCCGGCGACCGACCACATCTACGTGGTGCCGATTTCGGACGCACCGAGTACGAGTATGGCACTTCGAGTCACGGACCCGGACAAACTGTCACCGAACATCAACTGGGCGGACGATTTCGGCGTCGGGGAGTGGATTTCGTCGCGAGCGTAG
- a CDS encoding DUF7119 family protein, with the protein MSEDPDASGRPADRRSPVGEPVVRADPSVTGERATDAVGFDPDDPESVQLAADTVRSFAENTVGSEDHVYMLRGAAACAALVRGVGSYKAAAERAGGDVSVSFIRKWARVHDLPQAIRRHVARGTIAPTAAKHIARVSGDDRYALAWATLEHELTVREIRRLASEVSNGTSVEDALDDRGLTLGRIALTLPPDQYIELRRRASVENVTPDELVAEALDEYLDL; encoded by the coding sequence ATGAGTGAGGACCCCGACGCGTCCGGCCGTCCAGCCGACCGCCGATCCCCGGTCGGCGAACCTGTCGTTCGCGCCGACCCGTCGGTCACTGGGGAACGGGCTACCGACGCCGTCGGATTCGACCCTGACGACCCCGAGAGCGTACAACTCGCCGCCGACACCGTCCGGTCGTTCGCCGAGAACACCGTCGGCTCCGAGGACCACGTCTACATGCTCCGCGGCGCCGCCGCCTGTGCCGCATTGGTTCGGGGCGTTGGCTCCTACAAAGCCGCCGCAGAGCGTGCCGGTGGCGACGTCTCCGTCTCCTTCATCCGGAAGTGGGCGCGCGTCCACGACCTGCCACAGGCGATTCGCCGGCACGTCGCCCGGGGTACCATTGCCCCCACCGCGGCGAAACACATCGCTCGCGTCTCGGGCGACGACCGCTACGCGCTCGCGTGGGCGACGCTCGAACACGAACTCACAGTCCGCGAAATCCGCCGCCTCGCCAGCGAGGTGAGCAACGGCACGTCCGTCGAGGACGCCCTCGACGACCGGGGGCTCACCCTCGGCCGCATCGCGTTGACGCTCCCGCCCGACCAGTACATCGAGCTCCGACGCCGGGCGTCCGTCGAGAACGTCACGCCCGACGAGTTGGTGGCGGAGGCGCTGGACGAGTATCTGGATTTGTGA
- a CDS encoding dihydroorotase: MLVRNATLADGRVRDVRIEGERIDAVGSDLAADGAETVDARERLLLPGAVDAHVHFREPGAPHKETWRTGSQSAAAGGVTTVVDQPNTDPPTTTGAAYDQKELLAQHSLVDYGINGGVTPDWDPETLFDRPVFALGEVFLADSTGDMGIDGDRFEDAVHRAAEAGVPVTVHAEDATLFDDAARDDAGSGTGHDANADAWSAYRAAEAEIAAVERAVEVGADAGVRLHVAHTSTPEAVDIVADAPDTVTCEVTPHHCLLSRADLDDLGTYGRMNPPLRSEERRAALYDRVVDGRVDLIATDHAPHTKAEKEATLLDAPSGVPGVETMVPLLLAETLDGPLTVERVRDLTAAAPAATFDLDRKGKIEAGMDADLALYDLDRSRSIAGERLHSKCGWTPFEGLEGVFPEWTLRRGDRVYDGAMDTFGSTDGKNVR; this comes from the coding sequence ATGCTCGTCAGGAACGCGACACTCGCGGACGGCCGCGTCCGCGACGTCCGCATCGAGGGTGAGCGAATCGACGCCGTCGGCAGCGACCTCGCGGCCGACGGCGCGGAGACGGTCGACGCTCGCGAACGACTCCTATTGCCGGGCGCCGTCGACGCGCACGTCCACTTCCGCGAACCGGGCGCACCACACAAGGAGACGTGGCGAACGGGGTCACAGAGCGCCGCCGCGGGCGGCGTCACCACCGTCGTCGACCAACCGAACACCGACCCGCCGACGACGACCGGCGCCGCCTACGACCAGAAGGAACTGCTCGCCCAGCACTCGCTGGTCGACTACGGCATCAACGGCGGCGTCACGCCGGATTGGGACCCCGAGACGCTGTTCGACCGCCCGGTGTTCGCGCTCGGCGAGGTGTTTCTCGCCGACTCGACCGGCGACATGGGCATCGACGGCGACCGGTTCGAGGACGCGGTCCACCGCGCCGCCGAGGCGGGCGTGCCCGTCACCGTCCACGCCGAGGACGCGACGCTGTTCGACGACGCGGCCCGCGACGACGCCGGGTCGGGAACGGGCCACGACGCCAATGCGGACGCGTGGAGCGCCTACCGCGCCGCCGAGGCGGAGATTGCGGCTGTCGAGCGCGCGGTGGAAGTCGGGGCCGACGCGGGCGTTCGCCTCCACGTCGCCCACACCAGCACGCCCGAGGCGGTCGACATCGTCGCCGACGCGCCCGACACCGTCACCTGCGAGGTGACGCCCCACCACTGCCTGCTGTCGCGGGCCGACCTCGACGACCTCGGCACGTACGGCCGGATGAATCCGCCGCTGCGAAGCGAGGAGCGCCGCGCCGCCCTCTACGACCGCGTCGTCGACGGCCGCGTCGACCTGATCGCCACCGACCACGCCCCGCACACGAAAGCGGAGAAGGAGGCGACGCTCTTGGACGCGCCGAGCGGCGTTCCCGGCGTCGAGACGATGGTGCCGCTCCTCCTCGCGGAGACGCTCGACGGGCCGCTGACGGTCGAACGCGTCCGCGACCTGACGGCGGCGGCGCCGGCGGCGACGTTCGACCTCGACCGGAAAGGGAAAATTGAGGCGGGGATGGACGCCGACCTCGCGCTCTACGACCTCGACCGCTCGCGGTCGATTGCGGGCGAGCGACTCCACTCGAAGTGCGGGTGGACGCCGTTCGAGGGGTTAGAGGGCGTGTTCCCGGAGTGGACGCTCCGTCGCGGTGACCGCGTCTACGACGGCGCGATGGACACCTTCGGGTCGACCGACGGCAAGAACGTGCGCTAG
- a CDS encoding DUF5806 family protein, which produces MSDDSTADGPDDPDPSPSSTGDGDAAAAHADVPPDVRKYERFKKIDGSEYDRVNDFLRDRTYITAREWAIARLCVDFRTETGVEMTKIGENLPELVPFMTDTYSPQAVNQARSAFEDKVQKAGATFLYGAMSGFFTAEELDEMMYEVTEVAKFLLEVEGVDLSVAEELDAEDRISEVMREVRESSETLRDDLD; this is translated from the coding sequence ATGAGCGACGATTCGACGGCTGACGGGCCCGACGACCCGGACCCGTCCCCTTCGTCCACCGGCGACGGCGACGCCGCGGCCGCCCACGCCGACGTGCCACCCGACGTGCGCAAGTACGAGCGATTCAAGAAAATCGACGGGTCGGAGTACGACCGCGTCAACGACTTCCTCCGCGACCGCACCTACATCACCGCGCGCGAGTGGGCCATCGCGCGTCTCTGCGTCGACTTCCGCACCGAGACGGGCGTCGAGATGACGAAAATCGGCGAGAACCTGCCCGAACTCGTCCCCTTCATGACCGACACCTACTCGCCGCAGGCGGTCAATCAGGCCCGCTCCGCCTTCGAGGACAAGGTCCAGAAAGCCGGCGCGACCTTCCTCTACGGCGCCATGTCCGGTTTCTTCACCGCCGAGGAACTGGACGAGATGATGTACGAGGTGACCGAGGTAGCCAAATTCTTGCTGGAGGTCGAGGGCGTCGACCTCTCCGTCGCGGAGGAACTCGACGCCGAGGACCGCATCTCCGAGGTCATGCGCGAGGTGCGCGAGTCGAGCGAGACGCTCCGCGACGACCTGGACTAG
- a CDS encoding universal stress protein, with protein sequence MKLLLGIGGSDDSIRALEGTVDRAAETGDDLTVAILRNPATDADPEEIEARVQSVLDEIGVTATIRHLEGDPGSQLVELAERDGFDRIVLGGGETSPMGKIKLGGIAEFVLLNSHVSVTLVR encoded by the coding sequence ATGAAGCTACTGCTGGGCATCGGCGGCAGCGACGACTCGATCCGCGCCCTGGAGGGGACGGTCGACCGCGCCGCCGAGACGGGCGACGACCTGACGGTCGCAATTCTCCGGAACCCGGCGACCGACGCGGACCCGGAGGAAATCGAAGCGCGGGTCCAGTCGGTGCTCGACGAGATTGGCGTGACCGCGACGATTCGCCATCTGGAGGGCGACCCCGGGAGTCAACTGGTCGAGTTGGCCGAACGCGACGGATTCGACCGCATCGTCCTCGGCGGCGGCGAGACGAGTCCGATGGGCAAGATAAAGCTCGGCGGCATCGCCGAGTTCGTCCTGTTGAACTCGCACGTCTCGGTGACGCTCGTCAGATGA
- a CDS encoding GNAT family N-acetyltransferase — protein sequence MTTDRGYPDDPAGPFPTPPTTAEDREGRSITVRRYDPDRDREALEAMYDAFDPADRAQGIPPTGEDRIADWLDSITGDGTVNVVACHGDDIAGHATLVPDSDDTMVAAELAIFVLQAYQGAGIGTHLIETLLGAGEAAGVERVWLTVERWNEPAISLYEKVGFRASDTESFEHEMTIRLH from the coding sequence ATGACCACCGACAGAGGCTACCCCGACGACCCGGCGGGCCCGTTCCCGACGCCGCCGACGACGGCCGAGGACCGCGAGGGACGGTCGATTACGGTGCGCCGGTACGACCCCGACCGGGACCGGGAGGCGCTCGAAGCGATGTACGACGCCTTCGACCCGGCCGACCGGGCACAGGGCATCCCGCCCACGGGGGAAGACCGCATCGCCGACTGGCTGGACTCGATAACCGGCGACGGAACGGTGAACGTCGTCGCCTGCCACGGCGACGATATCGCCGGCCACGCCACGCTAGTCCCCGACAGCGACGACACGATGGTGGCCGCGGAACTCGCCATCTTCGTCCTGCAGGCGTATCAGGGCGCGGGCATCGGCACCCACCTCATCGAGACGCTGCTCGGCGCCGGGGAGGCGGCGGGCGTCGAACGCGTGTGGCTCACGGTCGAGCGCTGGAACGAACCCGCAATCAGCCTCTACGAGAAGGTGGGGTTCCGAGCGAGCGACACCGAGAGCTTCGAACACGAGATGACGATTCGCCTACACTGA
- a CDS encoding universal stress protein produces the protein MSESLSPSLVLVPVDGSEESLTAVEYATTIADEYDAAVHALYVVSEDVARAIDSGAVDDESVAADTEAFMQAVTDRVDEAGVPLSTSMAYGFSTRQLSRHPGSVVLDTAEELGADFVVVPRESLSGDADEVLAKAAEYVLLYATQPILSV, from the coding sequence ATGTCCGAATCGCTCTCGCCCTCGCTCGTCCTCGTCCCCGTCGACGGGAGCGAGGAGTCGCTCACGGCGGTCGAGTACGCCACCACCATCGCCGACGAGTACGACGCCGCGGTCCACGCACTCTACGTCGTCAGCGAGGACGTGGCCCGCGCCATCGACTCCGGCGCCGTCGACGACGAGTCGGTCGCGGCCGACACCGAGGCGTTCATGCAGGCCGTCACCGACCGCGTCGACGAGGCGGGCGTCCCCCTCTCGACGTCGATGGCTTACGGCTTCTCTACCCGCCAGCTCTCCCGGCATCCGGGAAGTGTCGTCCTCGACACTGCGGAAGAACTCGGCGCGGACTTCGTCGTCGTTCCGCGAGAATCCCTGTCCGGCGACGCCGACGAAGTGCTCGCGAAGGCCGCCGAATACGTCCTCCTCTACGCGACCCAGCCAATCCTCTCAGTGTAG
- a CDS encoding universal stress protein, with translation MPAFDTIVIATDGSESVRRAVDVALDLAERFDAAVHALYVVDEGEVAASPEQVREEMRDALDDSGRDALESVASATDRSVTTAVREGRPATEIREYAVDNDADLVAMGTRGRHGENRFLIGSVAERVVRTCPVPVLTVRQLEAEERGDAA, from the coding sequence ATGCCCGCGTTCGACACCATCGTCATCGCCACCGACGGCTCGGAGAGCGTCCGTCGGGCCGTCGACGTCGCACTCGATTTGGCCGAGCGATTCGACGCCGCCGTCCACGCCCTCTACGTGGTCGACGAGGGCGAGGTGGCGGCCTCGCCCGAACAGGTGCGCGAGGAGATGCGGGACGCACTCGACGATTCGGGACGTGACGCCCTCGAATCCGTCGCCAGCGCCACCGACCGGTCCGTGACGACGGCCGTCCGCGAAGGGCGGCCGGCGACCGAGATTCGGGAGTACGCCGTCGACAACGACGCCGACTTGGTGGCGATGGGGACGCGCGGCCGCCACGGCGAGAACCGCTTTCTCATCGGGAGCGTCGCCGAGCGCGTGGTGCGGACCTGTCCCGTGCCCGTGTTGACCGTGCGCCAACTCGAAGCGGAGGAGCGCGGCGACGCCGCCTGA